In Candidatus Mycalebacterium zealandia, one DNA window encodes the following:
- the murG gene encoding undecaprenyldiphospho-muramoylpentapeptide beta-N-acetylglucosaminyltransferase: MRVLISGGGTGGHVFPSLAIAGEITKRNLSNEVLFIGTRGGLESRMVPEQGYAFRPVSGGAVVRRGVSGAFSGAFFTAVGIAQSLSILKKFAPHVAVGMGGYASFPALAAARVLGIPVVICEQNSVPGLANRMLGKIARRVFLSFPPPDRSRLRFAAEKIRVVGNPARPELCAAARRAANTQAGGGDFTIFVLGGSQGANALNRFVPDAVAAFKEGAAKKVKVFHQTGKGAADKVERVYAAAGIEAVVFDFNPMVADFYAQASMVISRAGAGAVSEIALFSKPSILIPYPFAAGGHQRSNAEMMEKAGAAVVIEEKNLSQKTVAETLKRLVNSNSLEEMSRATAEFASPEAALRVVDEIEVLAGG, encoded by the coding sequence ATGAGGGTTTTGATATCGGGAGGCGGAACCGGAGGGCATGTTTTTCCGTCTCTCGCGATTGCGGGCGAGATAACGAAACGAAACCTCTCAAACGAAGTTCTTTTTATAGGAACCCGTGGCGGGCTTGAAAGCCGCATGGTGCCGGAGCAGGGCTACGCGTTCCGCCCGGTCAGTGGTGGCGCGGTTGTGCGGCGAGGTGTTTCGGGAGCATTTTCGGGAGCATTTTTTACGGCCGTGGGAATAGCGCAGTCGCTTTCCATCTTGAAGAAATTCGCTCCGCATGTGGCAGTGGGAATGGGAGGTTATGCGTCATTTCCCGCTCTTGCGGCGGCGCGCGTTCTCGGAATTCCGGTCGTGATTTGCGAACAGAACAGTGTTCCGGGTCTTGCCAACCGGATGCTCGGAAAGATCGCGCGCCGTGTTTTTCTTTCTTTTCCGCCACCGGACCGCTCCCGCCTGCGTTTTGCCGCTGAAAAAATTCGTGTTGTCGGCAATCCCGCCCGTCCGGAGCTTTGCGCGGCCGCGCGCCGCGCCGCGAACACTCAAGCCGGCGGAGGCGATTTCACAATTTTTGTTCTTGGCGGAAGTCAGGGGGCGAATGCGCTCAACCGCTTTGTTCCCGACGCCGTGGCGGCTTTCAAGGAGGGCGCAGCAAAAAAAGTGAAGGTTTTTCACCAGACTGGCAAGGGCGCGGCGGATAAGGTTGAAAGGGTTTACGCCGCCGCCGGGATTGAGGCGGTTGTGTTTGATTTCAACCCCATGGTGGCGGACTTTTACGCGCAGGCGAGCATGGTAATATCACGAGCGGGAGCGGGAGCGGTTTCGGAGATAGCGCTGTTCTCCAAACCTTCAATACTCATCCCTTATCCGTTTGCCGCGGGCGGGCATCAGCGCTCAAATGCGGAGATGATGGAAAAAGCGGGAGCTGCGGTTGTGATTGAAGAAAAAAATTTGTCTCAAAAAACGGTTGCCGAAACTTTAAAAAGGTTGGTTAATTCTAATAGTCTGGAAGAGATGTCCCGCGCGACGGCGGAGTTTGCCTCTCCGGAAGCGGCGCTCAGGGTTGTGGATGAAATAGAGGTGCTTGCCGGCGGGTGA